From a single Maylandia zebra isolate NMK-2024a linkage group LG3, Mzebra_GT3a, whole genome shotgun sequence genomic region:
- the LOC112431216 gene encoding uncharacterized protein LOC112431216 isoform X2: MEKNIVYCLLCNKPQLFIWNHLSGVCLKDGTAQEREQEASRAKASQKLFSREGRLWSFSELQEFCKDATSCTKLCSRLQSRGFIITDTPQTFPTQSFDKKEILAVAKRDIEYFHQKLAGGDCIPSVAMTTFRQYCEAILMLQHGLTAGAVQELSVQDWMERRASLWMTIQEEELLECYFKNIRPVCLQNQRVGSDDGGRFFLGEGGVPLTNPTGDVQRLRARYLRSDTEDPAAGSASHSAGVETSGQARSISTKRLPLREWDAFQQTFPVTLNGEPPSKRRCVQAGFPHYRAHYKRWRELQLKQRVQHILGCARRGNAPQRARVQTALDKETWSTNKPTVDAVLRAWGAPQPRIQDSPSLMSSISEQKWKGLALKDFGGERGKGVIALMPFNKGDVVCDYHGTCITKAAGNQRRQSGSLFFYRDECHRADATASPCACHLHKDSYRRHMNHCQRNPNVKPQRFTMNFPAGPRESVLFIALRDIAVGEELLWDYGV, from the exons ATGGAGAAAAACATTGTGTACTGCCTGCTGTGCAACAAGCCCCAGCTGTTCATTTGGAATCACCTGAGCGGAGTGTGCCTGAAAGACGGCACAGCACAGGAGAGGGAGCAAGAAGCTTCCAGAGCTAAAGCCTCCCAGAAGCTGTTTTCCAGGGAAGGTCGACTCTGGAGCTTCTCGGAGCTGCAGGAGTTTTGCAAGGACGCAACATCTTGCACCAAACTCTGCAGTCGTCTTCAGAGTCGTGGCTTTATCATCACAGACACTCCCCAAACCTTCCCAACACAGAG CTTTGATAAGAAGGAAATCCTCGCCGTGGCCAAAAGGGACATCGAGTATTTCCACCAAAAGCTTGCAGGCGGTGATTGCATCCCCAGCGTTGCCATGACAACGTTCAGGCAGTACTGCGAGGCCATCCTGATGTTACAGCACGGACTGACAGCAGGTGCTGTTCAGGAACTTTCT GTGCAGGACTGGATGGAGCGAAGGGCAAGCTTGTGGATGACCATCCAGGAAGAAGAA CTGTTGGAGTGCTACTTTAAGAACATCCGCCCAGTGTGCTTACAAAACCAAAGAGTTGGCAGTGACGACGGGGGCAGGTTCTTCCTGGGAGAAGGTGGGGTCCCTCTGACCAACCCAACAGGAGATGTACAGCGCCTGAGGGCCAG ATACCTGCGCAGCGACACTGAGGATCCTGCGGCTGGGTCAGCATCACACTCAGCAGGAGTAGAAACCTCGGGACAGGCCAG GTCCATTTCCACAAAGCGCCTACCACTCAGGGAATGGGATGCCTTCCAGCAGACCTTCCCAGTAACCCTAAATGGAGAGCCACCTTCAAAACGCCGGTGTGTACAGGCTGGTTTTCCACACTACCGAGCCCACTACAAAAGGTGGAGGGAGCTTCAGCTTAAGCAGAGAGTTCAGCACATCCTCG GGTGTGCCAGAAGAGGCAACGCCCCTCAGCGTGCAAGAGTACAGACGGCATTAGATAAGGAGACCTGGAGCACCAACAAGCCCACTGTTGATGCCGTCCTACGGGCCTGGGGTGCTCCACAGCCCAGGATCCAGGACAGCCCGTCCCTCATGTCCTCGATTTCAGAGCAGAAATGGAAGGGCCTGGCTTTGAAGGACTTCGGGGGGGAAAGGGGCAAAG GTGTCATCGCCCTGATGCCCTTCAACAAAGGAGACGTCGTCTGCGACTACCACGGGACGTGCATCACCAAAGCTGCAGGGAATCAGAGGCGGCAGTCAGGGTCTCTCTTCTTCTACAGGGACGAGTGCCACAGGGCTGATGCCACTGCGTCCCCCTGTGCCTGCCACCTGCACAAGGACTCCTATAGAAGGCACATGAACCATTGCCAAAGGAATCCAAACGTGAAGCCACAAAGGTTCACCATGAACTTCCCTGCTGGTCCTCGGGAGAGTGTGCTGTTCATCGCCCTGAGGGACATCGCGGTTGGAGAGGAGCTCCTGTGGGACTATGGAGTCTAG
- the LOC112431216 gene encoding uncharacterized protein LOC112431216 isoform X1 translates to MEKNIVYCLLCNKPQLFIWNHLSGVCLKDGTAQEREQEASRAKASQKLFSREGRLWSFSELQEFCKDATSCTKLCSRLQSRGFIITDTPQTFPTQSFDKKEILAVAKRDIEYFHQKLAGGDCIPSVAMTTFRQYCEAILMLQHGLTAGAVQELSVQDWMERRASLWMTIQEEELLECYFKNIRPVCLQNQRVGSDDGGRFFLGEGGVPLTNPTGDVQRLRARYLRSDTEDPAAGSASHSAGVETSGQARSISTKRLPLREWDAFQQTFPVTLNGEPPSKRRCVQAGFPHYRAHYKRWRELQLKQRVQHILVFLTPRSGTGCARRGNAPQRARVQTALDKETWSTNKPTVDAVLRAWGAPQPRIQDSPSLMSSISEQKWKGLALKDFGGERGKGVIALMPFNKGDVVCDYHGTCITKAAGNQRRQSGSLFFYRDECHRADATASPCACHLHKDSYRRHMNHCQRNPNVKPQRFTMNFPAGPRESVLFIALRDIAVGEELLWDYGV, encoded by the exons ATGGAGAAAAACATTGTGTACTGCCTGCTGTGCAACAAGCCCCAGCTGTTCATTTGGAATCACCTGAGCGGAGTGTGCCTGAAAGACGGCACAGCACAGGAGAGGGAGCAAGAAGCTTCCAGAGCTAAAGCCTCCCAGAAGCTGTTTTCCAGGGAAGGTCGACTCTGGAGCTTCTCGGAGCTGCAGGAGTTTTGCAAGGACGCAACATCTTGCACCAAACTCTGCAGTCGTCTTCAGAGTCGTGGCTTTATCATCACAGACACTCCCCAAACCTTCCCAACACAGAG CTTTGATAAGAAGGAAATCCTCGCCGTGGCCAAAAGGGACATCGAGTATTTCCACCAAAAGCTTGCAGGCGGTGATTGCATCCCCAGCGTTGCCATGACAACGTTCAGGCAGTACTGCGAGGCCATCCTGATGTTACAGCACGGACTGACAGCAGGTGCTGTTCAGGAACTTTCT GTGCAGGACTGGATGGAGCGAAGGGCAAGCTTGTGGATGACCATCCAGGAAGAAGAA CTGTTGGAGTGCTACTTTAAGAACATCCGCCCAGTGTGCTTACAAAACCAAAGAGTTGGCAGTGACGACGGGGGCAGGTTCTTCCTGGGAGAAGGTGGGGTCCCTCTGACCAACCCAACAGGAGATGTACAGCGCCTGAGGGCCAG ATACCTGCGCAGCGACACTGAGGATCCTGCGGCTGGGTCAGCATCACACTCAGCAGGAGTAGAAACCTCGGGACAGGCCAG GTCCATTTCCACAAAGCGCCTACCACTCAGGGAATGGGATGCCTTCCAGCAGACCTTCCCAGTAACCCTAAATGGAGAGCCACCTTCAAAACGCCGGTGTGTACAGGCTGGTTTTCCACACTACCGAGCCCACTACAAAAGGTGGAGGGAGCTTCAGCTTAAGCAGAGAGTTCAGCACATCCTCG TATTCCTCACGCCTCGCTCTGGGACAGGGTGTGCCAGAAGAGGCAACGCCCCTCAGCGTGCAAGAGTACAGACGGCATTAGATAAGGAGACCTGGAGCACCAACAAGCCCACTGTTGATGCCGTCCTACGGGCCTGGGGTGCTCCACAGCCCAGGATCCAGGACAGCCCGTCCCTCATGTCCTCGATTTCAGAGCAGAAATGGAAGGGCCTGGCTTTGAAGGACTTCGGGGGGGAAAGGGGCAAAG GTGTCATCGCCCTGATGCCCTTCAACAAAGGAGACGTCGTCTGCGACTACCACGGGACGTGCATCACCAAAGCTGCAGGGAATCAGAGGCGGCAGTCAGGGTCTCTCTTCTTCTACAGGGACGAGTGCCACAGGGCTGATGCCACTGCGTCCCCCTGTGCCTGCCACCTGCACAAGGACTCCTATAGAAGGCACATGAACCATTGCCAAAGGAATCCAAACGTGAAGCCACAAAGGTTCACCATGAACTTCCCTGCTGGTCCTCGGGAGAGTGTGCTGTTCATCGCCCTGAGGGACATCGCGGTTGGAGAGGAGCTCCTGTGGGACTATGGAGTCTAG